One Dasypus novemcinctus isolate mDasNov1 chromosome 1, mDasNov1.1.hap2, whole genome shotgun sequence genomic window carries:
- the SHISA3 gene encoding protein shisa-3 homolog, with product MGALLVLCLLLGWLRWGPAGAQQSGEYCHGWVDVQGNYHEGFQCPEDFDTLDATICCGSCALRYCCAAADARLEQGGCTNDRGELEHPGITAQPVYVPFLIVGSIFIAFIILGSLVAIYCCTCLRPKEPSQQPIRFSLRSYQTETLPMILTSTSLRAPSRQSSTATSSSSTGGSIRRFSFARAEPGCLVPSPPPPYTTGHPIHLTQPSGFLVSPQYFAYPLQQEPSLPGKSCPDFSSS from the exons ATGGGGGCGCTGCTGGTACTCTGCctcctcctgggctggctgcgctGGGGCCCGGCGGGCGCTCAGCAGTCTGGAGAGTACTGCCACGGTTGGGTGGACGTGCAGGGCAACTATCACGAAGGCTTCCAGTGCCCGGAGGACTTCGACACGCTGGATGCCACCATCTGCTGCGGCTCCTGCGCGCTCCGTTACTGCTGCGCCGCGGCCGACGCCAGGCTGGAGCAAGGAGGCTGCACCAACGACCGCGGGGAGCTGGAGCACCCCGGCATCACTGCGC AACCTGTCTATGTCCCCTTTCTGATCGTCGGCTCCATCTTCATCGCGTTCATCATCCTGGGCTCTTTAGTGGCGATTTATTGCTGTACCTGCTTGAGACCCAAGGAGCCCTCGCAGCAGCCAATCCGCTTCTCACTCCGCAGCTATCAGACAGAGACCCTGCCCATGATCTTGACCTCCACGAGCCTCAGGGCACCTTCCAGGCAGTCCAGCACGGCCACAAGCTCCAGTTCCACAGGGGGCTCCATCCGCCggttctcctttgccagggctgAGCCAGGCTGCCTGGTACCCTCACCGCCCCCGCCTTATACCACGGGCCACCCAATTCACCTGACCCAGCCATCCGGTTTTCTGGTGTCACCCCAATACTTTGCTTACCCGCTTCAGCAGGAGCCCTCACTGCCCGGGAAGAGCTGCCCAGACTTCAGTTCCAGTTGA